The proteins below are encoded in one region of Callospermophilus lateralis isolate mCalLat2 chromosome 9, mCalLat2.hap1, whole genome shotgun sequence:
- the Sh3bp4 gene encoding SH3 domain-binding protein 4, translating into MAAQRIRAANSSGLPRCKSEGTLVDLSEGFSETSFNDVKVPSPSALLADTPTPFGNAKEVIAIKDYCPTNFTTLKFSKGDHLYVLDTSGGEWWYAHNTTEMGYIPSSYVQPLNYRNSTLSDSGMIDNLPDSPDEVATELDLLGGWTDDQKGSSKAHSNNPFWSGVQTNPFLNGNVPVMPGLDELTPRSTVDLLLFDTGTSSFTESSSATTNSTGNIFDELPATNGLHTEQPVKRDNPFFRSKRSYSLSELSVLQAKSDAPTTSSFFTGLKSPAPEQFQSREDFRTAWLNHRKLARSCHDLDLLGQSPGWGQTQAVETNIVYKLDSSGGAVQLPDTNISIHVPEGHVAPGETQQISMRALLDPPLELNSDKSSSISPVLEVKLSNLEVNTFLILEMKVSAEVKNDIFSKSTVGLQCLRSDLKEGPYLPIPLTYSHGDTVQVQLDNLEPCMYLAIVAHGPNILYPSTVWDFINKKVTVGLYGPKHIHPSFKTVVTIFGHDCAPKMLLVSEVTRQAPSPAPVALHLWGKHQFLLSRPQDLKVCMFSNMTNYEVKASEQARVVRGFQVKLGKVSRLVFPITCQSPGELSDFTLRVQVKDDQEAILTQFCIQTPQPPPKSAIKPSGQRRFLKKNEVGKIILSPFAATTKYPMFQDRPVSSLKFGKLLKTVVRQSKNHYLLEYKKGDTVALLSEERIRLKGQLWTKEWYIGYYQGKVGLVHAKNVLVVGRARPSLLSGPELSTSVLLEQILRPCKFLTYIYASVRTLLMENISSWRSFADALGYGSLPLTFFCRAELDSEPERVACVLEKLKEDCNNPENKDRKSFQKELVMALLKMDCQGLVVRLIQDFVLLTTAVEVAQRWRELAEKLAKVSKQQMDAYESPHRDRNGVVDSEAMWKPAYDFLLTWSHQIGDSYRDVIQELHIGLDKMKNPITKRWKHLTGTLILVNSLDILRAAAFSPADHDDLVI; encoded by the exons ATGGCGGCCCAGCGGATCCGAGCAGCCAACTCCAGTGGCCTCCCTCGGTGCAAGTCGGAGGGGACCCTGGTCGACCTGAGTGAAGGGTTTTCAGAGACCAGCTTTAATGATGTCAAAG TGCCTTCTCCCAGTGCCTTGCTGGCCGATACCCCCACCCCTTTTGGAAATGCAAAGGAAGTGATCGCCATCAAGGACTACTGCCCCACCAACTTCACCACCTTGAAGTTCTCCAAGGGCGACCACCTCTACGTCCTGGACACGTCGGGTGGGGAGTGGTGGTACGCACATAACACCACCGAGATGGGCTACATTCCCTCCTCCTACGTGCAGCCCTTGAACTACCGGAACTCCACCTTGAGCGACAGCGGCATGATAGACAATCTTCCAGACAGCCCAGACGAGGTGGCCACGGAGCTGGATCTGCTCGGGGGGTGGACAGATGATCAGAAGGGATCCAGCAAAGCGCACAGTAATAACCCTTTTTGGAGCGGGGTCCAAACAAACCCTTTCCTGAACGGGAACGTGCCGGTGATGCCCGGCTTGGACGAGCTGACTCCCAGAAGCACCGTGGACCTGCTGCTGTTTGATACCGGAACATCCTCGTTCACTGAATCTAGTTCTGCGACCACCAACAGCACCGGCAACATCTTCGACGAGCTCCCGGCCACCAATGGACTCCACACCGAGCAGCCGGTCAAACGGGACAACCCCTTCTTTAGAAGCAAGCGATCCTATAGCCTTTCAGAGCTTTCCGTTCTGCAAGCCAAGTCAGATGCGCCCACCACATCGAGTTTTTTCACAGGTTTGAAATCCCCTGCTCCCGAGCAATTTCAGAGCCGGGAGGACTTTAGGACTGCGTGGCTAAACCACCGGAAGCTGGCCCGGTCTTGCCACGACTTGGATCTGCTCGGCCAGAGCCCAGGCTGGGGCCAGACACAAGCTGTGGAGACGAACATTGTATACAAGCTGGATAGTTCTGGGGGCGCCGTGCAGCTCCCAGACACCAACATCAGCATCCACGTGCCCGAGGGCCACGTCGCCCCTGGGGAGACGCAGCAGATCTCCATGAGAGCCCTACTGGACCCCCCGCTGGAGCTCAACAGCGACAAGTCCAGCAGCATCAGCCCCGTGCTGGAGGTCAAGCTCAGCAACCTGGAGGTGAACACCTTCCTCATCTTGGAGATGAAGGTTTCTGCTGAGGTGAAAAATGACATTTTTAGCAAAAGCACAGTAGGTCTCCAGTGTCTGAGGAGCGACTTGAAAGAAGGGCCATATCTGCCCATCCCACTCACCTACAGCCATGGGGACACCGTCCAGGTGCAGCTGGACAACCTGGAGCCCTGCATGTACCTGGCCATTGTGGCCCACGGCCCAAACATTCTCTACCCTTCCACTGTGTGGGATTTCATCAATAAGAAGGTCACCGTGGGTCTCTACGGTCCCAAACACATCCACCCCTCCTTCAAGACGGTAGTGACCATTTTCGGGCACGACTGCGCCCCCAAGATGCTCCTGGTGAGCGAGGTCACACGGCAGGCCCCCAGCCCTGCCCCTGTGGCTCTGCATCTGTGGGGAAAACACCAGTTCCTCCTGTCCAGGCCCCAGGACCTCAAAGTCTGCATGTTTTCCAATATGACCAACTACGAGGTCAAGGCCAGTGAGCAGGCCAGAGTGGTGAGAGGGTTCCAAGTGAAGCTGGGCAAGGTGAGCCGTCTCGTCTTCCCCATCACCTGCCAGAGCCCCGGCGAGCTCTCGGACTTCACGCTGCGGGTGCAGGTGAAGGATGACCAGGAGGCCATCCTGACCCAGTTCTGCATCCAGACGCCACAGCCTCCACCCAAGAGTGCCATCAAGCCGTCTGGGCAGAGGCGGTTTCTCAAGAAGAACGAGGTGGGGAAGATCATCCTGTCCCCGTTTGCCGCCACCACCAAGTACCCGATGTTTCAGGACCGGCCCGTGTCCAGCCTCAAGTTCGGCAAGCTGCTCAAGACGGTGGTGAGGCAGAGCAAGAACCACTACCTGCTGGAGTACAAGAAGGGGGACACGGTGGCTCTGCTGAGCGAGGAGCGCATCCGGCTGAAGGGGCAGCTGTGGACCAAGGAGTGGTACATAGGCTACTACCAGGGCAAGGTGGGCCTGGTGCACGCCAAGAACGTGCTGGTGGTCGGGAGGGCCAGGCCCAGCCTGCTCTCGGGCCCCGAGCTGAGCACCTCGGTGCTGCTGGAGCAGATCCTCCGGCCCTGCAAGTTCCTCACCTACATCTACGCCTCAGTGCGGACCCTACTCATGGAGAACATCAGCAGCTGGCGCTCCTTCGCGGACGCCCTGGGCTACGGGAGCCTGCCGCTCACCTTCTTCTGCCGGGCGGAGCTGGACAGCGAGCCCGAGCGTGTGGCCTGTGTCCTGGAGAAGCTGAAGGAGGACTGTAACAACCCCGAGAACAAAGACCGGAAGTCCTTCCAGAAGGAGCTCGTGATG GCCTTACTGAAGATGGACTGCCAGGGCCTGGTGGTCAGGCTCATCCAGGACTTTGTGCTCCTGACCACAGCCGTGGAGGTGGCGCAGCGTTGGCGGGAGCTGGCTGAGAAGCTGGCCAAGGTCTCCAAGCAACAGATGGACGCTTACGAGTCTCCCCACCGCGACAGGAATGGGGTGGTGGACAGTGAG GCCATGTGGAAACCCGCATATGACTTCTTGCTTACCTGGAGCCACCAGATCGGGGACAGCTACCGGGATGTCATCCAGGAACTGCACATAGGCCTGGACAAGATGAAAAACCCCATCACCAAGCGCTGGAAACACCTCACGGGGACGCTGATCCTGGTGAACTCGCTGGACATCCTGCGAGCAGCCGCCTTCAGCCCCGCTGACCACGATGACCTGGTCATCTGA